The genome window ACAACGAACAACATGACCGATCGCGTCTGTTTCACGGATATTCGCTAAGAATTTATTCCCGAGCCCTTCACCTTTTGATGCGCCAGCCACTAAGCCCGCGATATCCACGAATTCCATTGTCGTTGGTAGAACACGTTCTGGATTGACGATGTCTGCTAATGCAGTTAAACGTAAATCTGGAACAGGGACAACGCCTGTATTGGGTTCGATAGTACAAAATGGAAAGTTTGCTGCTTCGATACCCGCTTTAGTAAGCGCATTAAAAAGTGTTGATTTACCTACGTTTGGCAAACCTACAATGCCACATTTAAAACCCATGACTATAACCTTATTCAGCTTTGAACGTGTGTAAGCGGTTTTGTGCTTTTGTTAGACCATCTTTTAACAAAATGTCGAGGCTGCGAACGGACTCATCTACCACGGCATCTAAGCACTCCTGTTCTTTAGAAGGTGCTTTGCCTAACACATAGCCTGCTACTCTATCTTTATGCCCAGGATGGCCAATGCCTATCCTGAGACGGTAAAACTCTTTATTGTTACCCAATTTAGCGATCGTATCTTTTAAGCCATTATGGCCGCCATGACCGCCACCTTGCTTGAATTTCGCCACACCAGGTGGTAAATCGAGCTCGTCGTGCGCGATCATGATTTCTTCTGGTGCAATCTGGTAAAACTTCGCCATAGCGGCAACGGCCTTACCAGATAAATTCATATAAGTGGTCGGAATCAGTAAGCGTAGATCGACCCCA of Vibrio zhugei contains these proteins:
- the pth gene encoding aminoacyl-tRNA hydrolase translates to MSQPIKLLVGLANPGPEYTRTRHNAGAWVVEELARMHNVTLKSEPKFFGLTARIQLNGVDLRLLIPTTYMNLSGKAVAAMAKFYQIAPEEIMIAHDELDLPPGVAKFKQGGGHGGHNGLKDTIAKLGNNKEFYRLRIGIGHPGHKDRVAGYVLGKAPSKEQECLDAVVDESVRSLDILLKDGLTKAQNRLHTFKAE